A window of Armatimonadota bacterium genomic DNA:
TAGTCTGCGCCATGAGCAGCGGGATCCCGATCAGGGTTGCCGCCGCCATGAGGGCCAGGCGGTCCCAATACATCGGGGTCGCGCTTCCCAGCAGCCAGCGCAGGAACTGATTTGCGTCGAGCCCCATGGCGGTGACGATCAGGTAGAGCAGGGCGCTCAGCATCGAGCCGACGACAACTCCCGCCAACAGAAGCCGCGAGACGTCGAGCACGCCGCGGGTGCGGCCGAGCGCCATCACGAGCGACAGGGCGGCGAAACCTCCGGCGAAGGCGAACCCCATCAGCCCGAGGCTCCCGCCAAGGCCCGCGACACCCAGTGCCATCGATAGAGCACCGCCAACCGCTGCGCCTGAGGAGACCCCGACGATATAGGGATCTGCAAGTGGGTTGCGAAACAGCGCCTGAAAGGCTGAGCCCACGCTGCCGAGCAGGGCGCCGCCCAGAAGGCAGGCAAGGGCGCGCTCAAGCCGAATCTGCCAGACGATGACGTTCTCGGAGGAAGGATTGCCGTTCGGACCGGCGAGGATCTCCTCAAGCACCCTGAAGGGTGACATCCTAAACCCGAAAGGAGACCCGGCGTCGGCTCCCCCTGCGGCGACGTGAACCAGGGAGGCCGCGAGGCACGCGACGCCAAGGGCGATCAAGATGGTGCGGGCCCCCTGCTTTGGCACGGTTGATTATGGCAAGAGCTGTGGAGGGAGGTTTCAGGAAGACGTGGCTCTGCGCTCCGACTCGCGCCGGCGAGCCTTGCCTAGCTCAACATCTCGCGCAGACGTCTGCGCTGGGCCAGGACGCGCAGCTTCTTGATGGCCTGAACCTCGATTTGCCGGATGCGCTCGCGCGAGAGCTTCATTTCTTTAGCGATGTCTTCCTGCATCTGGGCTTCGGTGTCGCCCTCAAGTCGGAACCGCATCCGCATGACCTTCTGCTCACGGTCGTTAAGCTCCAGAAGGATGCGCGCGAGCTCGCTCAGGGTTTCGCCGTCGAGCACCGCCTCCTCGGGGTCTATTTGCCGGCTGTCGCGGATGAGGCCGCCCAGCGTGGTTCCTTGATTGTCGCCGACCGACATGTCGAGGCTCAAAAGCTCCTGTGAGGACTGAACCAGGGTCATCAGTTTCTTGGAGCTGATGCCGATCGCCGAAGCAAGCTGCTCGTTGGTGGGTTCCTTGCCAAGCTCACGAGCGAGTTTCAGGCGCTCACGCTCAATACGCCTTAACGACTGGGAAACATGGGCAGGCAGCCGGATGGCTTTGCTCTTGTTGTCGATGGCGCGGCCGATCGCCTGGCGGATCCAATGCGTGGCATAGGTCGAGAAACGGAAGCCCTTTTCAGGGTCGAAGCGCTCCGCCGCCTGCATCAGCCCGATCGCGCCTTCCTGAATCAGGTCTTCAAGCGGCACGGCGCGGCTGCGATAGGTCTTGGCGATGTTGATCACCAAGCGCATGTTGGATTCGATGAGACGCTGGCGAGCCCGAACGTCGCCGGTCTGCACGGCGCGCGTGAGCTCCTCTTCCTGACTTTGCGTCAAGAGAGGCGCCTTGGTCAACCGGCTCAAATAGCTCGGTATGCCTTCTTCGTGCTCCATCGATCTCCAGGTACGCGAGGGCGTGGGCATGGTTCCCCTAATGGGAATAGACCCATGAGCGCCCATTTGTGACCGAATTCGGCCACATCTAGTGCCAATAACGTGCAAGAATTGTGCCGGGCCGGGAATGTCCCCGGTCAAAACCCCGAAGCTGCTTTTTCAGACGCTCGCCCTGGCATCCGTGTTCTCAGTGGTTACCCACCGGGCGAAAATAGCTCCACCTTGGAGGCTAAGATTCTACCCACACGGTCTCGCGCGTAAGTCAATTGCACCCGTTGCCTGGGGGCGATGTCCCTCGGTTTGCAGCCTTTGCCGTCCAGACTGAACAGCGTTTTTGAGTTGTAGGAGATGTGAAGCACCCTCGGGCCGCATTAGATATCGAACATCTTGAGAGTCGTCAGGTGGGACAGCACGTTGCCGAGGAGGGTCCCTGCGGGTGGGAGCGGATCGACCTTCTCCGACTTCGCGGGTTTTGACTTGTCGGGCGCGGGGCGCGGGGCCTCGTCCCGAATCTCGGCGAGCCACGTATCGAGGTTGGAAAGAAGGCGCCCCTTCACCCAAACGGCGTCGCCCTTCGTGAGGTCAGAGAGCGACGGGCTTGTCTTGCCTTTGAGCTTGATCACGGTCTTCTCCGTGGCCCGGTAATCGAAGCTTGTTCCGTCGTCGAAGTGGATCAAGGCACGTTTGGAATCCACCTTGTCGATCGTGCCTTTCAAGAACTCCTTGCGTATCTTGTCGAGCCAGGTCTGGCTCTCGACGTCGGCGATTTCTTTGAGGACAGGAGGATCGTTGTCCGTCTTGACGCGCACCCAGACGTCGTCGCCGGCCGCGAACGCCTCGCGTTTTGCAGGCGCTTTCGACTTCCAGTAGTGGGTTTCGGGCCCGTCGTCCACCGAGAGAGGTTCGGTGCCCACGGAAACAGCGAACGACCTCGGGCCCACTTCCAGCACCTTCGCCCTTGTCAGCAGCGTCCCAGGTGGGATAGGCCGGACTGCTTTGAGCACACCGGACATTCGCAGCGTCTCGGGCGGCGGGCTGAACCAGCCGGTCGTGAGCGCAACAGACAACAGGATGGAGGCGTGCATCGTGTAGGTTGCTCCCTTCGGGGGTTC
This region includes:
- a CDS encoding iron ABC transporter permease gives rise to the protein MPKQGARTILIALGVACLAASLVHVAAGGADAGSPFGFRMSPFRVLEEILAGPNGNPSSENVIVWQIRLERALACLLGGALLGSVGSAFQALFRNPLADPYIVGVSSGAAVGGALSMALGVAGLGGSLGLMGFAFAGGFAALSLVMALGRTRGVLDVSRLLLAGVVVGSMLSALLYLIVTAMGLDANQFLRWLLGSATPMYWDRLALMAAATLIGIPLLMAQTKRMNALAMGEDTAKRLGVDVKRLQPTILLVGAAMVSVTVGAMGIIGFLGLVAPHIARRLVGVDWRQSLMGSALIGSLLLLTSDVVAQRALGGAEIQVGVVTAILGAPFLLALLRRPEGA
- a CDS encoding RNA polymerase sigma factor RpoD/SigA gives rise to the protein MEHEEGIPSYLSRLTKAPLLTQSQEEELTRAVQTGDVRARQRLIESNMRLVINIAKTYRSRAVPLEDLIQEGAIGLMQAAERFDPEKGFRFSTYATHWIRQAIGRAIDNKSKAIRLPAHVSQSLRRIERERLKLARELGKEPTNEQLASAIGISSKKLMTLVQSSQELLSLDMSVGDNQGTTLGGLIRDSRQIDPEEAVLDGETLSELARILLELNDREQKVMRMRFRLEGDTEAQMQEDIAKEMKLSRERIRQIEVQAIKKLRVLAQRRRLREMLS